A genomic stretch from Thermomonospora umbrina includes:
- a CDS encoding MerR family transcriptional regulator, whose protein sequence is MSEATSYRIEELAHEAGIPVRTLRYYQERRLLPPPRREGRVALYSPAHLERLRLITELLERGYRLDGIDELLAAWEQGRDVGELLGFEWAVTAPWSEQTPVELSRDELAEMFGDQLTPEVVDEAMELGYLEVDGDRVRHRSPRLLEATAALVQEGIPLSEILAVTWELEAAFDRMAYVFVRMVRRHLLDPLGASPSPAELARLTRSVERLRPVARTVADEHFARAMDRRVTREFTDIGDKTP, encoded by the coding sequence ATGAGCGAGGCCACGTCCTACCGGATCGAGGAACTGGCTCACGAGGCCGGGATCCCCGTCCGTACGCTGCGCTACTACCAGGAACGCCGCCTGCTGCCGCCGCCCCGTCGCGAGGGACGGGTCGCCCTGTACTCGCCGGCCCATCTCGAACGGCTCCGGCTCATCACCGAGCTGCTCGAACGGGGCTACCGCCTCGACGGCATCGACGAACTGCTGGCCGCCTGGGAGCAGGGCCGCGACGTCGGGGAGCTGCTCGGCTTCGAATGGGCGGTGACCGCCCCCTGGAGCGAGCAGACGCCCGTCGAGCTGTCCCGGGACGAGTTGGCCGAGATGTTCGGCGACCAGCTCACCCCGGAGGTCGTCGACGAGGCGATGGAGCTGGGCTACCTCGAGGTGGACGGCGACAGGGTCCGGCACCGGAGCCCCCGACTGCTGGAGGCCACGGCGGCGCTGGTGCAGGAGGGCATCCCGCTCTCGGAGATCCTGGCGGTGACGTGGGAGCTGGAGGCCGCGTTCGACCGCATGGCGTACGTCTTCGTACGGATGGTGCGGCGTCACCTGCTCGACCCCTTGGGCGCCTCGCCGTCCCCGGCGGAGCTGGCCAGGCTCACCCGCTCGGTGGAACGGCTGCGGCCGGTCGCCCGTACGGTGGCCGACGAGCACTTCGCCCGCGCCATGGACCGTCGGGTCACCAGGGAGTTCACCGACATCGGCGACAAGACGCCGTAG
- a CDS encoding PucR family transcriptional regulator, with the protein MAPVTSDATRPPWSLVPAETAALLRRHQQELAIEIIGEVEAQVPEFGRLDAVDRRAAMVEAVRGGVAEFAGLLGAPAARRPQHLIDRFAAAGAEEARAGRALDRFQAALRAGARAVLRWLSVQSERLRLPRSAYRAFAEAVFAALDEFAAAAAEGHRRELGRQGEDRRRNRARLLSLLTMDPPLTPEALADVAAQADWTLPRTMAAVVFTPREVDANPAFPGLPSDVLVDAPDHRGAAPWGIVPDPDRPGGLPFLAEPPERWIAVVGPTVAAEEGAISLRWARQTLGLLERGIIARPTVRGPISWADHLPSLVLFQNEELHRMMAARRLTPLLKLRPREAERLGGTLLACLQHGFHVKNTAQALQVHPQTVRYRMNQLEALFGDDLHAVDRRLELEMALHAWLATLAAGSRTVGR; encoded by the coding sequence ATGGCACCGGTGACGAGTGACGCGACGAGACCGCCCTGGAGCCTGGTGCCCGCCGAGACCGCCGCGCTGCTCCGCCGCCACCAGCAGGAACTCGCCATCGAGATCATCGGCGAGGTCGAGGCGCAGGTCCCCGAGTTCGGCCGGCTCGACGCCGTCGACCGGCGGGCGGCGATGGTGGAGGCGGTGCGCGGCGGGGTGGCCGAGTTCGCCGGGCTGCTGGGCGCCCCGGCCGCACGCCGACCCCAGCACCTGATCGACCGCTTCGCCGCCGCCGGGGCCGAGGAGGCCCGCGCCGGACGCGCCCTGGACCGGTTCCAGGCCGCGCTGCGCGCGGGGGCCCGGGCGGTGCTGCGCTGGCTGTCCGTGCAGTCCGAACGGCTCCGCCTGCCGCGCAGCGCCTACCGGGCGTTCGCGGAGGCGGTGTTCGCCGCGCTGGACGAGTTCGCGGCGGCGGCCGCCGAGGGGCACCGCCGCGAGCTGGGGCGGCAGGGCGAGGACCGGCGACGGAACCGGGCGCGGCTGCTGTCGCTGCTCACGATGGACCCTCCGCTGACCCCGGAGGCCCTCGCCGACGTGGCCGCCCAGGCGGACTGGACGTTGCCGCGCACCATGGCCGCCGTGGTGTTCACACCCCGGGAGGTCGACGCGAACCCCGCCTTCCCCGGCCTTCCCTCCGACGTGTTGGTGGACGCCCCCGACCATCGAGGGGCCGCTCCGTGGGGCATCGTGCCCGATCCGGACCGGCCCGGCGGTCTTCCCTTCCTGGCCGAGCCGCCCGAGCGGTGGATCGCGGTGGTGGGGCCGACGGTCGCGGCCGAGGAGGGGGCGATCTCGCTGCGCTGGGCCCGCCAGACGCTCGGGCTGCTCGAACGCGGGATCATCGCGCGGCCCACGGTCCGTGGACCGATCTCATGGGCGGATCACCTGCCGTCGCTGGTGCTGTTCCAGAACGAGGAGCTGCACCGGATGATGGCGGCGCGGCGGCTGACCCCGCTGCTCAAGCTGCGGCCCCGCGAGGCCGAACGGCTGGGCGGCACGCTGCTGGCCTGCCTGCAGCACGGCTTCCACGTGAAGAACACCGCGCAGGCCCTGCAGGTCCATCCGCAGACGGTCCGCTACCGGATGAACCAGCTCGAAGCCCTCTTCGGCGACGACCTGCACGCCGTCGACCGGCGGCTGGAGCTGGAGATGGCCCTGCACGCGTGGTTGGCGACCCTGGCGGCCGGCTCCCGTACGGTGGGCCGATGA
- a CDS encoding AMP-binding protein — MQDVPLEIRRLLRHGTQRHASATIDTATRGGFRRVSFAETGVNVARLAHALRGLGVGEGDRVGTFMGDNAEHVEAFFAVPCLGAVLHPIDVRRPGDEIAFVVDHAEDRVVIVDGALLPVFEPLLPALKTVEHVIVNGPGVPGLTAPAGVTFHEYAALLGGHPATYDWPETGERRAAALCYASDGTGEPKGVVHDHRSISLRAMTSAMPGVLGLSEYDRLLVAVPQFEEPAWGLPYAAFLTGASLALPDRFREPAALAAFTAASRPNLAVGTSDVWEGLLPHLEMLSSLTEAAVGGVSCAPSLMDAYDEHGITLVPVFHRWGAMAVARPPVTAFGDEIRGYRLTQGRFVGPVEARLVAPDGSVLPHDGESVGELEVRGPWIAGSYYRAEDPGRFRDGWLRTGDVGHIGPDGYLTLTRAARH, encoded by the coding sequence ATGCAGGACGTTCCGCTGGAGATCCGGCGGCTCCTCCGGCACGGCACCCAGCGGCACGCCTCGGCCACGATCGACACGGCCACGCGGGGCGGGTTCCGCCGCGTCTCGTTCGCGGAGACCGGCGTGAACGTGGCGCGGCTCGCGCACGCGCTGCGCGGGCTCGGGGTCGGTGAGGGCGACCGCGTCGGCACGTTCATGGGTGACAACGCCGAGCACGTGGAGGCGTTCTTCGCCGTCCCGTGCCTGGGGGCGGTGCTGCATCCGATCGACGTTCGGCGGCCCGGCGACGAGATCGCGTTCGTCGTCGATCACGCCGAGGACCGCGTGGTCATCGTGGACGGCGCGCTGCTGCCGGTGTTCGAGCCGCTGCTCCCCGCGCTGAAGACCGTCGAGCACGTCATCGTCAACGGGCCGGGCGTCCCCGGTCTCACCGCCCCGGCGGGCGTGACCTTCCACGAGTACGCCGCGCTGCTCGGCGGGCACCCCGCCACCTACGACTGGCCCGAAACGGGTGAACGTCGCGCCGCCGCCCTCTGCTACGCCTCCGACGGTACGGGCGAGCCGAAGGGTGTCGTCCACGATCACCGCTCGATCTCTCTGCGCGCGATGACGTCGGCGATGCCCGGGGTTCTCGGCCTGTCGGAGTACGACAGGCTGCTGGTCGCCGTTCCGCAGTTCGAGGAGCCGGCCTGGGGGCTGCCGTACGCGGCGTTCCTGACCGGCGCCTCGCTCGCGCTGCCCGACCGGTTCCGGGAGCCGGCGGCGTTGGCGGCGTTCACCGCGGCGTCGCGCCCCAACCTGGCCGTGGGGACGTCCGACGTCTGGGAGGGGCTGCTGCCGCACCTGGAGATGCTGTCCTCCCTCACCGAGGCGGCCGTCGGCGGCGTTTCCTGCGCGCCCTCGCTGATGGACGCCTATGACGAGCACGGCATCACGCTCGTGCCGGTCTTCCATAGGTGGGGGGCGATGGCCGTGGCCCGGCCTCCCGTCACCGCGTTCGGCGACGAGATCCGGGGCTATCGGCTGACGCAGGGCCGGTTCGTGGGCCCGGTCGAGGCGCGCCTCGTCGCGCCCGACGGGTCGGTGCTGCCCCACGACGGCGAGAGCGTCGGGGAGCTCGAAGTGCGCGGCCCGTGGATCGCCGGCTCGTACTACCGCGCCGAGGACCCCGGACGGTTCCGCGACGGCTGGCTGCGCACCGGCGACGTCGGGCACATCGGCCCGGACGGATACCTGACCCTCACCCGGGCCGCACGGCACTAG
- a CDS encoding SDR family oxidoreductase — MAKAGGRTASAGRVVVVTGAARGLGALLARRLAARGARVALLGLEPVELAEVAASCGPDAGWWEVDVTDDDAMAKVAADVKERYGRVDIVIANAGIATGGPVQFSDPRTFSRVIEVNLLGSVATARAFMPALRESRGYYFQVASLAALFAAPMMAAYCASKSGVEAFAHSLRAEVAAFGVDVGIGYLSWTDTDMVRGADENEVLREMRAGMPFPANRTYPLESTVDRLVEGVIRRRAHVYGQRWLPAMQAVRAFAPVVVTQYARRMMRDFETRWLAAGADTGLVGAGGAANDKNAAADGR, encoded by the coding sequence ATGGCGAAGGCAGGCGGACGGACCGCGAGCGCGGGACGGGTCGTGGTGGTCACCGGAGCCGCCCGAGGGCTCGGCGCGCTGCTGGCCAGGCGGCTGGCGGCACGCGGCGCCCGTGTCGCGCTGCTCGGCCTGGAGCCCGTCGAGTTGGCCGAGGTCGCCGCCTCCTGCGGTCCGGACGCGGGCTGGTGGGAGGTGGACGTCACCGACGACGACGCCATGGCGAAGGTCGCCGCCGACGTGAAGGAACGGTACGGCCGCGTCGACATCGTCATCGCCAACGCGGGCATCGCCACCGGAGGGCCCGTCCAGTTCTCCGACCCGCGCACGTTCTCCCGCGTCATCGAGGTCAACCTGCTGGGCAGCGTGGCCACCGCCCGCGCCTTCATGCCCGCGCTCCGCGAGAGCCGCGGCTACTACTTCCAGGTCGCCTCGCTGGCGGCGCTGTTCGCCGCCCCGATGATGGCCGCCTACTGCGCCAGCAAGTCGGGTGTCGAGGCGTTCGCCCACTCCCTGCGCGCCGAGGTCGCGGCGTTCGGGGTGGACGTCGGCATCGGCTACCTGAGCTGGACCGACACCGACATGGTGCGCGGCGCCGACGAGAACGAGGTGCTGCGGGAGATGCGCGCCGGGATGCCGTTCCCCGCCAACCGCACCTATCCGCTGGAGTCCACGGTCGACCGCCTCGTCGAGGGTGTCATCCGCCGCCGGGCCCACGTGTACGGCCAGCGCTGGCTGCCCGCCATGCAGGCCGTTCGGGCGTTCGCCCCGGTGGTCGTCACCCAGTACGCCCGCCGCATGATGCGCGACTTCGAGACCCGCTGGCTCGCCGCCGGGGCCGACACCGGGCTGGTCGGGGCCGGCGGCGCGGCCAACGACAAGAACGCCGCCGCCGACGGCCGATGA
- a CDS encoding GTP-binding protein — MSAHFETATAAPVVAAKIIVSGGFGVGKTTFVGAVSEIEPLTTEAAMTEAAAGVDDLSGVEQKRTTTVAFDFGRITLDDQVILYLFGTPGQERFAFLWDDLIVGALGSVVLLDTRRIDHAYPAVDFFEEAGVPFVVGVNHFPDGRHFDLEEVREALGVSADVPLVPCDARDRQSVKQVLLALLDSLLSHDPAGWRRDAPPGATRW, encoded by the coding sequence GTGTCCGCGCACTTTGAGACCGCCACCGCCGCGCCCGTGGTGGCCGCCAAGATCATCGTGTCGGGGGGCTTCGGCGTCGGCAAGACCACCTTCGTCGGCGCCGTCTCCGAGATCGAGCCCCTCACCACCGAGGCGGCGATGACCGAGGCCGCCGCCGGGGTGGACGACCTGAGCGGCGTCGAGCAGAAGAGGACCACGACGGTCGCCTTCGACTTCGGCCGCATCACCCTGGACGATCAGGTCATCCTCTACCTGTTCGGGACTCCGGGTCAGGAGCGCTTCGCCTTCCTGTGGGACGACCTCATCGTGGGGGCCCTGGGCTCGGTGGTGCTGCTGGACACCCGCCGGATCGACCACGCGTACCCGGCGGTGGACTTCTTCGAGGAGGCCGGGGTCCCGTTCGTGGTCGGTGTGAACCATTTCCCCGACGGTCGCCATTTCGACCTGGAGGAGGTGCGCGAGGCCCTGGGGGTGTCCGCCGACGTGCCGCTGGTGCCGTGCGACGCCCGCGACCGGCAGTCCGTGAAGCAGGTGCTCCTGGCGTTGTTGGACAGCCTGCTCTCCCACGACCCCGCTGGGTGGCGGAGGGACGCTCCGCCAGGGGCTACCCGCTGGTAG
- a CDS encoding DUF742 domain-containing protein, with protein MSGGPSASNGDDGGHFVRPFVVTGGRTRPTDERLRVEALITALPAALSAPLSFERRRIVELSCRRPLSVAELAALLGVPLGVARVLIADLIAERLVTVHDPVGLSDLPSRALLERIREGVRAL; from the coding sequence GTGAGCGGCGGCCCGTCCGCCTCGAACGGCGACGACGGCGGCCACTTCGTGCGGCCCTTCGTGGTGACCGGCGGCCGGACCCGGCCCACCGACGAGAGGTTGCGCGTGGAGGCCCTGATCACCGCGTTGCCCGCCGCGCTGTCCGCGCCGCTGAGCTTCGAGCGTCGCCGGATCGTGGAGCTGAGCTGTCGTCGTCCGTTGTCGGTGGCGGAGTTGGCGGCCCTGCTGGGGGTGCCGCTCGGGGTGGCCCGGGTGCTGATCGCGGACCTGATCGCCGAGCGTCTGGTGACCGTGCACGACCCCGTCGGCCTGAGCGACCTGCCGTCGCGGGCCCTGCTGGAGAGGATTCGCGAGGGTGTCCGCGCACTTTGA
- a CDS encoding roadblock/LC7 domain-containing protein yields MTQIHQTQSFNWLLARFVRETDGVAEAVAVSSDGLLMALSDGLDREGAEQLAAIVSGVTSLARSASRQYGFDGLKLVMIEMRRGFLLVSAISDGSCLGVVATSDCDLGLIGHEIAVLCDRFGDLLTPQIVAELKSEVLR; encoded by the coding sequence ATGACCCAGATCCACCAGACGCAGAGCTTCAACTGGCTGCTCGCCCGGTTCGTCCGCGAGACCGACGGGGTCGCCGAGGCGGTGGCGGTGTCGTCCGACGGGCTGCTGATGGCGCTGTCGGACGGGCTGGACCGGGAGGGCGCCGAGCAGCTCGCGGCGATCGTTTCCGGGGTGACCAGCCTGGCGCGCAGCGCCTCCCGACAGTACGGGTTCGACGGGCTCAAGCTGGTGATGATCGAGATGCGCCGGGGCTTCCTGCTGGTCTCGGCGATCTCGGACGGGAGCTGTCTGGGCGTGGTGGCGACCTCGGACTGCGACCTGGGGCTGATCGGGCACGAGATCGCGGTGCTGTGCGACCGGTTCGGGGACCTGTTGACGCCGCAGATCGTGGCCGAGCTGAAGAGCGAGGTCCTGCGGTGA
- a CDS encoding sensor histidine kinase has product MPVDEPLTRGRRRFARARTIRARLALVLTVPTVMLVAFAGVGVFAQVRVAGEARAVVGHVELVLSTQELIHALQRERGLTSGLLGGGTRSRPQVVAQRKVSDRGRAALDPLLVEADDAGADQIRTALGRLNTLASVRAAVDAGRASRTTVLDFYTTAITALGAAARQSVPERLPDRRLRDGLESLHVLGDAKESTALERGHLNGVFAVGRFTPDDYRRFTETRAARLAALVRFRQVAVDGRTAQLDAAQRTPQAELAAAYEERALAGASGGRLRVEAPRWWTAMTTVVDDQRTVQRGIGEDVRGRAHAVDERATRLLLVYSAGAAATVLLALLLWLYTFRSIVRPLRMLTADAREVAATSLPGAVDRIRAAEDPATVVIDVPPSSAAHRRDEFAEVATALDDVQRTAVRLAVEQAVLRHNTAESLANLGRRNQNLVRRQLGFISALEREEADPNALANLFELDHLATRMRRNAESLLVLVGEHSPRPWKGTVGVGDVLRAALGEVEDYRRVVLRRIDDADVRGMAAAEISHLLAELVENALISSPPDQDVEVQGRVFAGRYHIAIVDQGVGMAPEALATANARLRAEQSFLVAPTRDLGHYVVGRLAERLGIEVWLHDSPLNGVTARVVLPADLLETPRADAPSGSGATAGTSPAGKPPPPTRHSPPTPANGIALDRATPRNPPNGVAPPPGMGSPGGSPERVRARSGEGAVGRVVAEGAATTENGLVKRRRREGGGALRRPIRPAAPPSAQRDRSPHEVRSMLDALRDGVRNGSQPAGPQAAAGHDEGGPRR; this is encoded by the coding sequence GTGCCCGTGGACGAACCGCTGACGCGTGGGCGGCGGCGGTTCGCGCGGGCCAGGACCATCCGGGCGCGGCTCGCGCTGGTGCTCACGGTGCCGACGGTGATGCTCGTGGCGTTCGCGGGCGTCGGGGTGTTCGCGCAGGTGCGGGTGGCCGGGGAGGCGCGGGCGGTCGTCGGGCACGTGGAGTTGGTGCTCTCCACGCAGGAGCTGATCCACGCGTTGCAACGGGAACGCGGGCTGACCAGTGGTCTGCTGGGGGGCGGCACCCGTTCCCGGCCTCAGGTGGTCGCCCAGCGGAAGGTCTCCGACCGGGGCCGGGCGGCGCTGGACCCGCTGCTCGTCGAGGCGGACGACGCGGGCGCCGATCAGATCCGCACCGCGCTGGGCAGGCTGAACACGCTGGCCTCCGTCCGCGCGGCCGTGGACGCCGGGCGCGCGTCCCGGACGACGGTGCTCGACTTCTACACCACCGCGATCACCGCGCTGGGCGCCGCCGCCCGGCAGAGCGTCCCGGAACGGCTCCCCGACCGGCGACTGCGCGACGGGCTGGAGTCGCTGCACGTCCTCGGGGACGCCAAGGAGTCCACGGCGCTCGAACGCGGCCACCTGAACGGGGTGTTCGCGGTGGGTCGGTTCACGCCCGACGACTACCGCCGGTTCACCGAGACCCGCGCGGCCCGGCTGGCGGCCCTCGTCCGGTTCCGGCAGGTGGCGGTGGACGGCCGGACCGCCCAGCTCGACGCCGCCCAGCGGACCCCGCAGGCCGAACTGGCCGCCGCGTACGAGGAACGGGCGCTGGCGGGCGCGTCGGGCGGCCGGCTCAGGGTGGAGGCGCCGCGCTGGTGGACGGCGATGACCACCGTGGTGGACGACCAGCGGACCGTGCAGCGCGGCATCGGCGAGGACGTTCGAGGGCGGGCGCACGCCGTGGACGAGCGGGCGACCCGGCTGCTCCTCGTGTACTCGGCGGGCGCGGCGGCGACGGTGCTGCTGGCGCTGCTGCTGTGGCTCTACACGTTCCGCTCCATCGTCCGGCCGCTGCGGATGCTGACCGCCGACGCGCGGGAGGTGGCCGCCACGAGCCTGCCCGGCGCGGTGGACCGGATCCGCGCAGCCGAGGACCCCGCCACGGTGGTGATCGACGTGCCGCCGTCCTCGGCGGCGCACCGCCGGGACGAGTTCGCCGAGGTCGCGACGGCCCTGGACGACGTGCAGCGGACCGCCGTGCGGCTGGCCGTCGAGCAGGCGGTGCTGCGGCACAACACCGCCGAGTCGCTGGCCAACCTGGGCCGCCGCAACCAGAACCTGGTCCGCCGCCAACTCGGCTTCATCAGCGCCCTGGAACGCGAGGAGGCCGACCCCAACGCGCTGGCGAACCTGTTCGAGCTGGACCACCTCGCCACCCGGATGCGCCGCAACGCCGAGAGCCTGCTCGTGCTGGTCGGCGAGCACAGCCCCCGGCCCTGGAAGGGGACCGTGGGCGTCGGCGACGTGCTGCGCGCGGCCCTCGGCGAGGTGGAGGACTACCGGCGGGTCGTCCTGCGCCGCATCGACGACGCCGACGTCCGGGGGATGGCCGCCGCCGAGATCTCCCACCTGCTGGCCGAACTGGTGGAGAACGCCCTCATCTCCTCGCCGCCCGACCAGGACGTCGAGGTGCAGGGCCGCGTGTTCGCGGGCCGCTACCACATCGCCATCGTCGACCAGGGCGTCGGCATGGCCCCCGAGGCCCTGGCCACGGCCAACGCCCGACTGCGCGCCGAGCAGAGCTTCCTGGTCGCCCCGACCCGCGACCTCGGCCACTACGTCGTGGGCCGCCTGGCCGAACGACTGGGCATCGAGGTGTGGCTGCACGACTCCCCCCTGAACGGGGTGACCGCCCGGGTCGTCCTGCCGGCCGACCTCTTGGAGACTCCGCGGGCGGACGCCCCGTCCGGTTCTGGCGCGACGGCCGGGACGTCCCCCGCGGGCAAGCCCCCACCCCCCACCCGCCATTCCCCACCGACCCCCGCCAACGGCATCGCCCTGGACCGTGCCACGCCGCGCAACCCCCCGAACGGTGTCGCGCCCCCGCCGGGGATGGGGAGCCCCGGGGGGTCCCCGGAGCGGGTGAGGGCTCGTTCCGGGGAGGGTGCGGTGGGGCGGGTCGTTGCGGAGGGCGCCGCGACCACGGAGAACGGGCTGGTGAAGCGGCGACGTAGAGAGGGCGGCGGTGCGCTGCGGCGGCCGATTCGGCCCGCGGCGCCGCCGTCGGCCCAGCGGGACCGGTCGCCCCATGAGGTGCGGTCGATGTTGGACGCCCTGCGGGACGGGGTGCGCAATGGTTCCCAGCCGGCCGGGCCCCAGGCGGCGGCCGGGCATGACGAAGGAGGTCCTCGCCGATGA
- a CDS encoding alkaline phosphatase D family protein, whose amino-acid sequence MTELVLGPLLRHVGERTATVWVETDRPCEVGVLGATAATFTVHGHHYALVEVDGLEPGSRTPYEVLLDGRVAWPEAGAEDFPPSEIRTLAPGERVRLSFGSCRRSPDTKGVHGHDALAAFARRLAQQAGEWPTALLMIGDQVYADELGDEIRAFIHERRGPDSEPRDEVADFEEYAHLYTLAWRMDPAVRWLLSTVATYTIFDDHDVRDDWNTSHTWREQVWAMPWWRKRITGGLGSYWIYQHLGNLTPQERAADELYAAVRAVAAEGGDAGDLVDEFAERADKDPAKSRWSYAHDFGDTRLIMIDSRCSRLLTADRRAMLDDTELAWLDEQCRGDRDHLLIASSLPYLLPRAIHNAENWNEAVAAGAWGKAGARFGEKVRQAADLEHWAAFENSFRAVAEDVGAVARGERGRAPASVAFLSGDVHYSYLARVTAPTTETPISQVVCSPLRNPLAGKFRWANVVACRKGTAWLFRGLAALARVPRPPLRWRLTDGPWFENMIATIEIDGRDARVVWEAAGPGATLVRRASARLSRPNS is encoded by the coding sequence ATGACCGAACTGGTTCTCGGCCCCCTGCTCCGCCACGTCGGCGAGCGCACCGCGACCGTCTGGGTGGAGACCGACCGCCCCTGCGAGGTCGGCGTCCTCGGCGCCACGGCCGCGACGTTCACCGTGCACGGTCACCACTACGCCCTCGTGGAGGTCGACGGACTCGAACCCGGGTCGCGGACCCCGTACGAGGTGCTGCTCGACGGTCGGGTCGCGTGGCCCGAAGCGGGTGCGGAGGACTTTCCGCCCAGCGAGATCCGCACCCTCGCGCCCGGGGAACGGGTCCGGCTGTCGTTCGGGTCCTGCCGGCGCAGCCCCGACACGAAGGGCGTGCACGGCCATGACGCGCTGGCGGCGTTCGCGCGGCGGCTCGCCCAGCAGGCGGGCGAGTGGCCCACCGCGCTGCTGATGATCGGCGACCAGGTGTACGCCGACGAGTTGGGCGACGAGATCCGCGCGTTCATCCACGAGCGGCGCGGCCCCGACAGCGAGCCGCGCGACGAGGTGGCCGACTTCGAGGAGTACGCCCACCTGTACACGTTGGCGTGGCGGATGGACCCGGCGGTCCGCTGGCTGCTCTCCACCGTGGCGACGTACACGATCTTCGACGACCACGACGTGCGGGACGACTGGAACACCTCGCACACCTGGCGCGAGCAGGTGTGGGCGATGCCGTGGTGGCGCAAGCGGATCACCGGCGGCCTCGGCTCGTACTGGATCTACCAGCACCTCGGGAACCTCACCCCGCAGGAGCGGGCCGCCGACGAGTTGTACGCGGCGGTGCGGGCGGTCGCGGCGGAGGGCGGCGACGCGGGCGACCTGGTGGACGAGTTCGCCGAGCGGGCCGACAAGGATCCCGCGAAGTCCCGCTGGAGCTATGCGCACGACTTCGGCGACACGAGGCTGATCATGATCGACAGCCGCTGCTCCCGGCTGCTGACCGCCGACCGGCGCGCCATGCTCGACGACACCGAGCTGGCCTGGCTGGACGAGCAGTGCCGGGGCGACCGCGACCATCTGCTGATCGCCAGCTCACTGCCGTACCTGCTGCCGCGCGCCATCCACAACGCCGAGAACTGGAACGAGGCGGTGGCGGCCGGCGCGTGGGGCAAGGCCGGCGCCCGGTTCGGCGAGAAGGTGCGGCAGGCCGCCGACCTGGAGCACTGGGCCGCGTTCGAGAACTCGTTCCGGGCGGTGGCCGAGGACGTGGGCGCGGTGGCGCGCGGGGAGCGGGGGCGGGCCCCGGCCAGCGTCGCGTTCCTGTCCGGCGACGTCCATTACTCGTACCTGGCGCGGGTCACGGCCCCGACGACCGAGACGCCGATCTCGCAGGTGGTGTGCTCTCCACTGCGCAATCCGTTGGCGGGCAAGTTCCGGTGGGCCAACGTGGTGGCCTGTCGCAAGGGCACGGCGTGGCTGTTCCGGGGGCTCGCGGCGCTGGCCCGGGTGCCCAGGCCGCCGCTGCGGTGGCGGCTGACGGACGGTCCCTGGTTCGAGAACATGATCGCCACCATCGAGATCGACGGTCGCGACGCGCGGGTGGTCTGGGAGGCCGCGGGTCCGGGCGCCACCCTCGTCCGGCGTGCGTCGGCGCGCCTGTCGCGCCCGAATTCTTGA